AAGTCTGCAACGCCAGGGCAACAGCTTTAGCGAAATAAGTCAAAATCAGATCAGCACCTGCCCGTTTCATGCTGGTTAGGGTTTCTAGCATCACTTTTTGTTCATCAATCCAACCCTGCTGCGCTGCCGCTTTGATCATGGAGTATTCCCCACTGACATTGTAAGCAGCAACGGGGAGATTCGTGTGTTGCTTAATACGACGAATCACATCCAGATAGGCCAAAGCGGGTTTCACCATTACTATGTCTGCCCCTTCTGCAATGTCTAGCTCCACTTCCTTCAGGGCTTCTCTGGCATTTGCTGCATCCATTTGATAAGTTTTCTTGTCGCCAAACTTGGGGGCTGAATCTAGGGCATCCCGAAATGGCCCATAGTAAGCGGAGGCATATTTGGCGGAATAGGCGAGAATCCCCACGTTGATCCAGCCTTCTGCATCGAGTGCCTGGCGAATGGCTCCGACTCGCCCATCCATCATGTCCGATGGAGCCACAAAATCGGCTCCAGCTTCCGCTTGCATCAGAGCTTGTTTGACCAGCACGGTAACGGTTTCATCGTTGAGAATCTGCCCATCTTTGACAATGCCATCATGGCCCTCACTGCTGTAGGGATCGAGGGCCACATCAGTCATCACCAGCATTTGGGGAACTGCCTGCTTGATGGCGCGGATCGCACGGGGAATTAAGCCATCAGGATTGTAGCTTTCGCTTCCAACGTTGTCTTTTTGGGGATGGGGAATGAGGGGGAAGAGAGCGATCGCCCCAATCCCCAGCTCGTGAGCCGCTTTCACTTCATCTAGCAGCAAATCCAGGGAATAGCGGAAACAACCCGGCATCGAAGGCACTTCTTCCTGCTCTCCCTCCCCCTCCATCACAAACAGGGGATAAATCAGGTCATCTACCGTCAGCACGGTTTCCCGCACCATCCGCCGCAGCGCATCCGTGCGACGCAGACGACGGGGACGGTGGACTTGAGAAATGGACGAATCAGCAGCAGATTCACTAGAAGGGCTAGTGACATTTGCAGCATTAGCAAATGTCTCGTCAGAAGCAGTCTGGCTTGATTGAGTCAGCATAAACCTAGCGTGAGAATGATTATCATTTTAACAGTACCACACTATAGCTAGTCTCAATGAGTTGTGCAACTGGAAATGCCCTCTCCCTATATCCCTCTCCCGTGGGAGAGGGACTTTTCCCCCTTCTCCCTTCGACTTCGCTCCCTTCGACTTCGCTCAGGGCAAGCAGGGCAGCCATTACACAACTCATTT
This is a stretch of genomic DNA from Roseofilum capinflatum BLCC-M114. It encodes these proteins:
- the hemB gene encoding porphobilinogen synthase, encoding MLTQSSQTASDETFANAANVTSPSSESAADSSISQVHRPRRLRRTDALRRMVRETVLTVDDLIYPLFVMEGEGEQEEVPSMPGCFRYSLDLLLDEVKAAHELGIGAIALFPLIPHPQKDNVGSESYNPDGLIPRAIRAIKQAVPQMLVMTDVALDPYSSEGHDGIVKDGQILNDETVTVLVKQALMQAEAGADFVAPSDMMDGRVGAIRQALDAEGWINVGILAYSAKYASAYYGPFRDALDSAPKFGDKKTYQMDAANAREALKEVELDIAEGADIVMVKPALAYLDVIRRIKQHTNLPVAAYNVSGEYSMIKAAAQQGWIDEQKVMLETLTSMKRAGADLILTYFAKAVALALQT